CGCTGACGCTGCGGCACGACTCGATCGACCGCGCCGGGTTCATGCCCGGCGTCGTGCTGGCCGTCCGCGGGGTGCGCGACCACCCGGGGCTGACCGTCGGGCTGGAGAGCCTGCTCGGCCTCTAGACCGGTCCGACGACGCAGACCCCGTGGTCACCGCGCAGGGCGCCGACGGTCTGCGCGGTGACCGCGGGTCTGCGCGGTGGGGCTAGGCGAGCTTGAGGTCGAGCGAGCCCGTCAGTCGGATCTCGCGCAGCGTCCCGGCGCCGGTGTCGAGGGCCCGCACCCCGCCGTCGGGCTCCCAGCCGGCGCGGGCGTAGAACCGGCGCGACGCCTCGTCGGGCTCGGGGACCCAGGCCAGCCCGTACAGGGCCCCCGCGCCGCGCAGGTGCTCCGCGGCCGTGGCGAGCAGCCGCCCGGCGTGCCCCCGGCGCCCCCAGCGCGGCTCGACGAGCAGCGCGCCGATCTCGCCCCACGCCTGGTCGGGGGAGGCGGCGCCCTCGGGCGGCATCGCGACCGCGGCCGCCAGGAAGCCGACGGTCCAGTCGCCCTCCGTCGCGACCAGCACGTGCCCCGCGTCGGCCCCGACGGCGGCGGTCCAGGCGGCGCGGGCACCCGGGCCGCGCAGCTGGGCCAGCGCCTCGGCGGGCACGAAGGCGGCGTACGCGGCCTCCCAGGTGTCGCCCTGGATGCGCACGATCTCGGGGACGTCGGCGGGCGTGGCGGCACGGACCGCGGCGATGGCCATGCCGCATGGATACCCCACCCGCCCGATCCGGCAGGACAAGGGGTCGTTCGCCATGGCAACGTCACGCCCGTGCAGAACCGCCGTGTCGCCTGGGCCGCCCTCGGGGTGGTCTACGTCCTGTGGGGATCGACCTACCTCGCCAACCGCCTGATCATCACCGACGTGCCGCCGCTGTTCTCCGGCGGCGTGCGCTTCCTCGTCGGCGGCGGTCTCCTTGCGCTGGTCGTGGCGCTGGTGGCGGGACCGTCGGCGCTGCGGATGACGCGGCCGCAGCTGGCGACCACTGCGCTGTCCGGCGTCCTGCTCCCGGCGTGGGGCAACGGGATCGTCACGCTCGGGCAGCAGCAGGTGTCCTCCGGGCTCGCGGCCCTGCTCATCGCCGCCGTGCCGCTCTACATCGTCGTGCTGCGGGCGGTCACCGGCGACCGGCCGCGGGCGGCGACGATCGGCGGCGTGGCGGTCGGGGTCGCCGGGCTCGCGCTGCTGGTGCTGACCGGCTCGACGGGGACGGGCGGCACGGTCGGCAGCGCCTGGTGGGGGCCGTGGCTGATCCTGCTGGCCGGGCTGGGCTGGGCCACGGGCACGTTCGCGACGACGCGGCTGCCGGTGCCGCCCAACCCGTTCGCGCTGGCCGCGGTGCAGATGCTCGTCGGCGGGGCGGTGCTGCTGGCCGTCAGCCTGGGCAAGGGCGACCGGCTCGACGTCGCCGCGGTCTCGCCCGTCGCGTGGTGGGCGTGGGCGTACATGGCGGTCGTCGTCTCGCTGGGGGCGTTCAGCGCGTACGCCTACGCGCTGGCGTCGCTGCCGGTGTCGACGGTCGCGACCTACGCCTACGTCAACCCGGTCATCGCCGTGGTGCTCGGGGCGCTGGTGGTGGGGGAGCGCTACTCCGTGCTGCAGCTGGTCGGCGGGGGGATCGTGGTGCTGTCGGTGGGGCTGGTGATCGCCTCGGAGCGGTCGGCGGCGCGGCACGTGGCCCAGCCCGCCTGAGACCGGCCGTCCGGATTCCGTCGGGGTCCGGTGGCACGATCCCGGGCATGACGACGGAGACGATCGGGGCGCCGGCCGCCCGCCGGGCGGCGCTGGCCGCGCAGGGGTTCACCGACCCGGTCCCGACCGGCCCCGTCACCCGCCGCCACCTGCAGCGGGTGCTCGACCGGATCCGGCTGCTCCAGCTCGACTCGGTCAACGTGGCGGTGCGGGCGCACTACATGCCGGTGTTCAGCCGCCTCGGCCCGTACGCGCGGGGCCTGCTCGACGACGCCGCGTGGTCGCACTCGGCGCGGCGGCCCCGGCTGCTCGTCGAGTACTGGGCCCACGAGGCCAGCCTGCTCCCCGTCGCCGACTGGCCGCTGCTGCAGTCCGGGGCCAAGCGCAGCGGCTGGTGGCGGCACTACGGCGCGCTGGTGGAGGGCAACCCCGGCCTGGTCGACGACGTGCTGGCCGCGGTGAAGGAGCTGGGTCCGGTCGGGGCGGGGGAGCTGGAGGCGGCGCTGGGCGGGCGGTCGAGCCCGCGCCCGCCGGGGGCCACCTGGTGGGAGCGCTCGGACGTCAAGCGGATCTGCGAGTACCTGTTCGGCACCGGCGCGCTCACCACCGGCACCCGCCGGCACTTCCAGCGCCTCTACGACCTGCCCGAGCGCGTCCTGCCGCCCGAGGTGCTCGCGGCGGGCCCGGCCGACCCGGAGCAGTCGGCCCGCACGCTGGTGCTGCGCTCGGCGTCGGCGCTCGGGGTGGCCACCGAGCCCGAGCTGCGCGACTACTACCGCCTCGGGCCCACCACCAGCCGGCGGGCGGTGGCGGAGCTGGTCGACTCCGGCGCGCTGGCGCCGGTCCGGGTGCGCGGCTGGCCGAAGCAGGCCTACCGGCTGCCGGGCGCGCGGGTGCCGCGGCAGGTCACCGGCCGGGCCCTGCTCTGCCCGTTCGACCCCCTGATCTGGGAGCGCGACCGCACCGAGCGCGTCTTCGGCTTCCGCTACCGCATCGAGATCTACGTGCCCGAGGCGAAGCGCGAGTACGGCTACTACGTGTTCCCGTTCCTGCTCGACGGCGAGCTCGTGGCCCGGGTCGACCTCAAGGCCGACCGCGCCGCCGGGGTGCTCCGGGTGCCCGGCGCGTTCGCCGAGCCCGGCGCCGAGCGGCCCCGGGTGGTGGCCGAGCTGGCCGGGGCCCTGCGCGAGATGGCGGAGTGGCTCGAGCTCGACGCCGTGGTGGTGGGGGAGCGCGGCGACCTGGCGGGCCCCCTGGCCGCGGCCCTGCGCTGAGGCCGCGCTCCCGCCCCGGGTGACGGGCCGGGGCGGGAGCGGCGGGGTCAGGCGGCGACGGTGGCCCGGGTGACCAGGACGTCGCCGCTGCCGGTGCGGCCCTTCACCGACAGCGCACCGGCGTCGGCCGGGGCGACCGCGGCTACGTCGAGCTCGCTGACCGCCCGGCCCGAGCCCGACGACAGGTCGAGCCGGGCGTGGACGCCGCCGTGCACGCCGACCCGGAGGTCGCCGGAGCCGGTGGTGAGGTCGAGGCTGCCCGCGCGGGCGTCGCGCACGGCGACGGTGCCCGATCCGGTGCGCACGGCGAGGTCGGCGGCCACCTCCAGCACGTCGACGTCGCCGCTGCTCGCGCGCACCTCCGTGGTGCCGCGCACGGCGGCGATCCGCACGCCGCCCGAGCCGGTGCGGACGCGCCCACGCCCGGCCACCGCCCCCACCTCGACGTCGCCGGAGCCGGTCGTGACGTCGGCGTCGCCGTCGACGGGGCCGAGCTCGACCCGGCCCGACCCGGTGCGCACGGCGGCCCACCCCGCGGTGCCGCCGACCGTGACGTCACCGGACCCGGTGCGGGCCGCGAGCCGGGAGCCCGCTGGCGCGGTCACCGTGACCGCGAGCGGCACGACGCGCAGCGGCAGCTCCTGCGACGAGCGCACGACGAGCAGCCGCCCGCTCTCCGACCAGGTGATCTCCGCGGCGCGCACGGCGTCGGCGACGAGCTGGTCGGGGTCGATGCCGAACCCGGCGCCGCCGCTGCCCAGCCAGCTCATCAGCCCGCCGATGCCCTGGGCCACGGCGCCGCCCGCGTTCGGGTCGTGGCGGACCTCCACGCGCACCTCGTCGCCGGGCGCGAGGTCGACGCGGATGCGGCCGACGTCGATGGTCAGCTCCAGCTCCGCGGGCCGGTCGCACGGCCAGGACTGCTGGCGCACCGTCGGCCCGGTGGCGGGACCCTCCTCCGGGAAGTGGTCCTTGGTGAAGTCCACGAAGTCGCTCATCCCTGCACCCATCCCTGGATCCGGTGGCCGTCGCGGCCCGGGCGGGCCCCGCCGCCCTGGTTGCCGTGCAGCGCGCCCTGCACGGCCTGCGCCACCCAGGAGTTGAGCGACACCCCCTGCGAGGACGCGGCCTGCTCGGCCTGGTTCTTGATCTGCTCGACCAGCCGCAGCGTGATGCGGCTGATGTCGCCGGCGTCGGCGCCGCCGAAGCCCCCGCCCCCGAAGCCCCGGGGCCGCGGCTCGGGCTCGGGCGCCGGGTGCGTGTCGGGCGAGACGACGACGCGGACGTCGCGGCCGTCGAGCCGGACGTCGACGGTGCGGTCGCCGAGCGCCGCGGTGACCTCCGCGGCCAGGTCGGAGAGGGCGTTCATCATCGCGAGCCGCGCCGCGGGCTCGATCGCGGCGCCGAGCACGGCGGCGGTGCGCTGTGTCTGCTCGTCGCCCGCCGCGGCGGCGGACGCGAGGTCCTCGCGGAGCCGGGTGACGTACTGGCTGATGTCCATGACACCACCATGACGTCACTTCTGACGCCAGTCAAGGAATCGGTGATGTCATCGGAGGGGGTCGGGGGTCCCGGTTACGCTGCCGCCATGCCCGAGACCGTGCCGCTCACCGTCCAGCTGGTGGCCAAGACGGAGTTCACGGCCCCTCCGGACGTGCCGTGGAGCACCGACGCCGACGGGGGCCAGGCGCTCGCCGAGTTCGCCGGACGCGCCTGCTACCAGTCCTGGGGCAAGCCGAACCCGAGGACGGCCACGAACGCGGGCTACCTGGAGCACATCCTCGAGGTCGGGCACCTGTCGGTGCTCGAGCACGGGTCGGTGAGCTTCTACCTCACGGGCGTCTCGCGCAGCCTCACCCACGAGCTGATCCGGCACCGGCACTTCTCCTACAGCCAGCTCTCCCAGCGCTACGTCCCCGAGCGCGACGCGTCGATGGTCGAGCCCGAGGTCATCGCGGCCGACCCGGAGCTGCACCGGCTCTTCGCCGACGCCACCGCCGCGTCGGTGCGGGCCTACGAGGAGCTGCTGGAGGGACTGGAGAAGCGCTTCGCCGACGTCCCCAACGCCACGCTGCGCCGCAAGCAGGCCCGGCAGGCGGCGCGGGCGATCCTGCCCAACGCCACCGAGACGAAGATCGTGGTCACCGGCAACTACCGCGCCTGGCGGCACTTCATCGCGATGCGCGCCACCGAGCACGCCGACGTCGAGATCCGGGCCCTGGCCATCGAGTGCCTGCGCCAGCTGCACCGCGAGGTGCCCAACGTCTTCCGCGACTTCGAGATCGCCGCGCTCGACGACGGCACCGAGATCGCCTCCAGCCCCTTCGTGGCGGAAGGCTGAGCGGGCACCCGGCGGAACCGGTCGCGACGGTGGTCGGGCAGCGGGAGCGCACCCCCGCGGTGGGGGGCGTCGCCGTCACGGTGCTGGTCGCGGCCCTGCCCTGGGCGTGGTTCGCCCTGCGCGACGCGGGACCGGCGGCCGACGTCGTCGCCATCGCGATGCCGCTGCTGGCCGCCGCGGTCGTCGCGGTGGCCGCGGTGGCGGCGCTGGTGCCCGGCTCGCGCGTGCGGCGCCTGCGGGCCGCGCTGTTCGGGCTCTCGGCGCTGCTGGTCGCGGTCGTGGCGGTGGTGGGGCCGTGGGTGCCCGCCCCGACGGGCGCGGTCGCGGGGCGCGGCGTCAGCGTGCTGGGCGGCAACGTCGACTACCAGGACACCCCGACGCCCGCGATGATCGACCTCGGCGCCGACGTGGTGGTCGCGGCCGAGCTGGCCCCCGACACGGAGGACGACCTCGGCGAGGAGTACCCGCACACCGCCGTCGGCGGGCCGGCGCAGTCGCCGCTGGGGGTGTTCAGCCGGTACCCGGTCCGGGTCCTGGAGGACGCGGGGCCCGAGCTGCCGGGCCTGCGGGTCCTGGTCGAGGGACCCGACGGGCCGTTCGTCCTCTACGCGCTGCACATCCCGCGGCCGTGGTTCGGCAGCAGCGCGGAGGACTACGAGGTGTCGGTGTCGGAGCACTACGCGCTCGCCGCGGCCGTCGCCGGGCGCGTGCGGACCGAGACGCTGCCGGTCGTCCTCGTCGGCGACCTCAACAGCACCGACCGCGGTCGCGACTACCGGGCGCTCACCGGCGAGGTCGGGCTCTCCGACGCCGTGCTGGAGGGCTGGGGCGGGCCCACCTCGGTGGGCAAGTGGCTGCCGCTGCTCGGCCGGATCGACCACCTGCTGGTGAGCCCGGCCTGGTGCGGCGACGACGGGCGGCGCGTGGAGCTGCCCGGGTCCTCGCACCGCGGGGTCACGGCGACGGTCGGGCCGTGTGCGTAGGGTCGGGGCATGAGCCTGGCCACCGACGAGCGTGCGGCGATCTGCGACGAGTTCGAGCGGGTGGGCCCGGACCGGCCCACCCTGTGCGGTGACTGGGACACCCGCGACCTGCTGGCCCACCTCCTCGTGCGCGAGCGCAAGCCGTGGGCGGCCCCGGGCATCCTCATCGCGGCGCTCGCCCCGGTCGTCGAGCGCGCGATGGGGTCCTACGCCGACACGCCGTGGGAGCAGATGGTCGGCGAGCTGCGCGACGGCGCGCCGCTGTGGTCGCCCTACCGCGTCGGCGCCGTCGACGACCTGGCGAACGGCGGGGAGTACTTCGTCCACCACGAGGACGTGCGGCGCGGGGTGCCCGGCTGGGAGCCGCGCCCGGCCGACCCGACGCGCGACGCCCAGCTCTGGGCGCTGCTGCTGAAGATGGGCCGGATCCTGCACCGCGCGAGCCCGGTCGGCCTGGTCGTGCGGCGGGTGGGCGGGGAGCAGTACGTGCTCCGCACCGGTCCCGGCCTCGTCACGATCGTCGGCGAGCCGGCCGAGCTCGTGCTGCACGCGTTCGGCCGCGACGCCGTGCGCGTCGAGCTGGAGGGCTCGCCCGCCGACGTCGCCGCACTGGCCGGGGCCCCGCGCGGGCTCTGAGCGGCCTGCGCGGCGGGTTCGGTCGGGGCGGGGCGGTACCGTCGACCCATGACCTCCGACTCCGCGCGCACGCCGGGCCGCCCGTTCGGCCGGGTGCTCACGGCCATGGTCACGCCGTTCGACGCCGAGGGGCGCCTGGATCTCGACACCGCGCAGGAGCTGGCCACCCGCCTGGTCGACCTGGGCAACGACGGCCTGGTGATCAACGGCACGACCGGGGAGGGCCCCACCACCAGCGACGAGGAGAAGTCGCAGCTGGTGCGCGCCGTCGTCGAGGCGGTGGGTGAGCGCGCCACCGTCGTCGCCGGGGCGGGCACCTACGACACCGCGCACAGCATCCACCTCGCGCGGGCCGCGGAGGCGGCGGGCGCGCACGGGCTGCTGCTGGTCACGCCGTACTACTCGCGGCCGCCGCAGTCGGGGCTGGTGCTGCACTTCAGCGCGATCGCCGACGCCACCGGGCTGCCGGTCATGCTCTACGACATCCCGCCGCGCAGCGTCATCCCGATCGACCTGGAGACGCTGCAGCGCCTCGCCCAGCACCCGCGGATCGTCGCGGTGAAGGACGCCCGCAACGACCTGCGCGTCGGCACCGAGATCATCGCCACCACCACGCTGGCCTACTACTCCGGCGACGACCCGGTGAACCTGCCGTGGCTCTCCGTCGGCGCGGTGGGGATGGTGTCGGTCACCGGGCACGTCGTGGCCGACCGCCTGCGTGCCATGCTCGACGCGTACGAGGCCGGGCAGACCGAGCGGGCCCGCCAGCTCAACGCCTCGATGCTGCCGGT
This sequence is a window from Pseudonocardia petroleophila. Protein-coding genes within it:
- a CDS encoding DUF4097 family beta strand repeat-containing protein, which codes for MSDFVDFTKDHFPEEGPATGPTVRQQSWPCDRPAELELTIDVGRIRVDLAPGDEVRVEVRHDPNAGGAVAQGIGGLMSWLGSGGAGFGIDPDQLVADAVRAAEITWSESGRLLVVRSSQELPLRVVPLAVTVTAPAGSRLAARTGSGDVTVGGTAGWAAVRTGSGRVELGPVDGDADVTTGSGDVEVGAVAGRGRVRTGSGGVRIAAVRGTTEVRASSGDVDVLEVAADLAVRTGSGTVAVRDARAGSLDLTTGSGDLRVGVHGGVHARLDLSSGSGRAVSELDVAAVAPADAGALSVKGRTGSGDVLVTRATVAA
- a CDS encoding winged helix-turn-helix domain-containing protein, with amino-acid sequence MTTETIGAPAARRAALAAQGFTDPVPTGPVTRRHLQRVLDRIRLLQLDSVNVAVRAHYMPVFSRLGPYARGLLDDAAWSHSARRPRLLVEYWAHEASLLPVADWPLLQSGAKRSGWWRHYGALVEGNPGLVDDVLAAVKELGPVGAGELEAALGGRSSPRPPGATWWERSDVKRICEYLFGTGALTTGTRRHFQRLYDLPERVLPPEVLAAGPADPEQSARTLVLRSASALGVATEPELRDYYRLGPTTSRRAVAELVDSGALAPVRVRGWPKQAYRLPGARVPRQVTGRALLCPFDPLIWERDRTERVFGFRYRIEIYVPEAKREYGYYVFPFLLDGELVARVDLKADRAAGVLRVPGAFAEPGAERPRVVAELAGALREMAEWLELDAVVVGERGDLAGPLAAALR
- the dapA gene encoding 4-hydroxy-tetrahydrodipicolinate synthase, which encodes MTSDSARTPGRPFGRVLTAMVTPFDAEGRLDLDTAQELATRLVDLGNDGLVINGTTGEGPTTSDEEKSQLVRAVVEAVGERATVVAGAGTYDTAHSIHLARAAEAAGAHGLLLVTPYYSRPPQSGLVLHFSAIADATGLPVMLYDIPPRSVIPIDLETLQRLAQHPRIVAVKDARNDLRVGTEIIATTTLAYYSGDDPVNLPWLSVGAVGMVSVTGHVVADRLRAMLDAYEAGQTERARQLNASMLPVLRAMGRVGGAVFAKTAMRLRGLDVGDPRLPLPPATEAEVAAIVSDLDAAGVALDPEARAGRRSGGHGALGARAAADLGAEVAYR
- a CDS encoding toxin-antitoxin system HicB family antitoxin, encoding MDISQYVTRLREDLASAAAAGDEQTQRTAAVLGAAIEPAARLAMMNALSDLAAEVTAALGDRTVDVRLDGRDVRVVVSPDTHPAPEPEPRPRGFGGGGFGGADAGDISRITLRLVEQIKNQAEQAASSQGVSLNSWVAQAVQGALHGNQGGGARPGRDGHRIQGWVQG
- a CDS encoding GNAT family N-acetyltransferase, whose product is MAIAAVRAATPADVPEIVRIQGDTWEAAYAAFVPAEALAQLRGPGARAAWTAAVGADAGHVLVATEGDWTVGFLAAAVAMPPEGAASPDQAWGEIGALLVEPRWGRRGHAGRLLATAAEHLRGAGALYGLAWVPEPDEASRRFYARAGWEPDGGVRALDTGAGTLREIRLTGSLDLKLA
- a CDS encoding endonuclease/exonuclease/phosphatase family protein encodes the protein MVGQRERTPAVGGVAVTVLVAALPWAWFALRDAGPAADVVAIAMPLLAAAVVAVAAVAALVPGSRVRRLRAALFGLSALLVAVVAVVGPWVPAPTGAVAGRGVSVLGGNVDYQDTPTPAMIDLGADVVVAAELAPDTEDDLGEEYPHTAVGGPAQSPLGVFSRYPVRVLEDAGPELPGLRVLVEGPDGPFVLYALHIPRPWFGSSAEDYEVSVSEHYALAAAVAGRVRTETLPVVLVGDLNSTDRGRDYRALTGEVGLSDAVLEGWGGPTSVGKWLPLLGRIDHLLVSPAWCGDDGRRVELPGSSHRGVTATVGPCA
- a CDS encoding EamA family transporter, producing the protein MQNRRVAWAALGVVYVLWGSTYLANRLIITDVPPLFSGGVRFLVGGGLLALVVALVAGPSALRMTRPQLATTALSGVLLPAWGNGIVTLGQQQVSSGLAALLIAAVPLYIVVLRAVTGDRPRAATIGGVAVGVAGLALLVLTGSTGTGGTVGSAWWGPWLILLAGLGWATGTFATTRLPVPPNPFALAAVQMLVGGAVLLAVSLGKGDRLDVAAVSPVAWWAWAYMAVVVSLGAFSAYAYALASLPVSTVATYAYVNPVIAVVLGALVVGERYSVLQLVGGGIVVLSVGLVIASERSAARHVAQPA
- a CDS encoding TIGR03085 family metal-binding protein, with the translated sequence MSLATDERAAICDEFERVGPDRPTLCGDWDTRDLLAHLLVRERKPWAAPGILIAALAPVVERAMGSYADTPWEQMVGELRDGAPLWSPYRVGAVDDLANGGEYFVHHEDVRRGVPGWEPRPADPTRDAQLWALLLKMGRILHRASPVGLVVRRVGGEQYVLRTGPGLVTIVGEPAELVLHAFGRDAVRVELEGSPADVAALAGAPRGL
- the thyX gene encoding FAD-dependent thymidylate synthase, translating into MPETVPLTVQLVAKTEFTAPPDVPWSTDADGGQALAEFAGRACYQSWGKPNPRTATNAGYLEHILEVGHLSVLEHGSVSFYLTGVSRSLTHELIRHRHFSYSQLSQRYVPERDASMVEPEVIAADPELHRLFADATAASVRAYEELLEGLEKRFADVPNATLRRKQARQAARAILPNATETKIVVTGNYRAWRHFIAMRATEHADVEIRALAIECLRQLHREVPNVFRDFEIAALDDGTEIASSPFVAEG